From a single Serratia surfactantfaciens genomic region:
- a CDS encoding BON domain-containing protein: MKLFKTLSALCMAAVVAVAVSACAPTAKSEGTGGYIDDTVITTKVKSALLADKNIKSREISVETFKGRVQLSGFVTSSDDANRAVQVTRGVAGVKSVDNVMQLK, from the coding sequence ATGAAGCTTTTTAAAACCCTTTCGGCCTTGTGCATGGCAGCCGTTGTGGCGGTCGCGGTGAGCGCTTGCGCGCCGACGGCAAAATCTGAGGGAACGGGCGGCTATATCGATGACACGGTGATCACCACCAAAGTGAAATCGGCGCTGCTGGCGGATAAAAACATTAAGTCGCGCGAGATCAGCGTGGAAACCTTTAAAGGACGCGTTCAACTGAGTGGTTTCGTGACGTCCAGCGATGACGCCAACCGTGCGGTGCAGGTTACTCGCGGCGTTGCCGGCGTGAAATCCGTTGACAACGTGATGCAGCTTAAATAA
- the trpA gene encoding tryptophan synthase subunit alpha, whose translation MERYQQLFTRLESSKEGAFVPFVTLGDPNPALSLQIIDTLIEAGADALELGIPFSDPLADGPTIQNATLRAFAAGVTPTQCFEMLAAIRQKHPTIPIGLLMYANLVFHKGIDAFYQRCAEVGVDSVLVADVPFEESAPFRAAAARHGIAPIFICPPNADDELLREIASHGRGYTYLLSRAGVTGTESRAQLPLHHLVNKLREYHAAPPLQGFGISEPEQVKAALQAGAAGAISGSAIVKIIEQHHANPAEMLAKLATFVSAMKHATRA comes from the coding sequence ATGGAACGTTATCAGCAACTGTTCACGCGTCTGGAAAGCAGCAAGGAAGGCGCATTCGTCCCGTTCGTCACGCTGGGCGATCCCAACCCGGCGCTGTCACTGCAGATTATCGACACCCTGATTGAAGCCGGCGCAGACGCGCTGGAGCTGGGCATCCCCTTCTCCGATCCCCTGGCGGACGGGCCGACGATCCAGAACGCGACGCTGCGCGCCTTCGCCGCCGGCGTCACCCCGACCCAGTGCTTCGAGATGCTGGCGGCCATCCGCCAAAAGCACCCGACCATTCCTATCGGCCTGCTGATGTATGCCAATCTGGTGTTCCATAAAGGCATCGATGCGTTTTACCAACGCTGCGCCGAAGTGGGCGTGGATTCGGTGCTGGTCGCCGACGTGCCGTTTGAAGAGTCTGCGCCGTTCCGCGCTGCCGCCGCGCGCCACGGTATCGCGCCGATCTTCATCTGCCCACCGAACGCCGATGACGAGCTGCTGCGTGAAATCGCTTCGCACGGCCGCGGCTATACCTACCTGCTGTCGCGCGCCGGAGTAACCGGCACCGAAAGCCGGGCGCAGCTGCCGCTGCATCATCTGGTGAACAAGCTGCGCGAGTACCACGCCGCGCCGCCGCTGCAGGGCTTTGGCATCTCCGAACCGGAGCAGGTGAAGGCCGCGCTGCAGGCCGGCGCCGCCGGCGCGATCTCCGGCTCGGCCATCGTCAAAATCATCGAACAGCACCATGCCAACCCGGCGGAGATGCTGGCTAAACTGGCGACCTTCGTCAGCGCGATGAAGCACGCCACCCGGGCATGA